From Gemmatimonadaceae bacterium, a single genomic window includes:
- the sdaAB gene encoding L-serine ammonia-lyase, iron-sulfur-dependent subunit beta → MVSILDIIGPIMVGPSSSHTAGACRIGLLTRMLVGGTPERARIELHGSFARTGEGHGTDKAIAGGLLGMRPDDERLRDALDIMEREGLDYAFEKTSLDDDAHPNTTRITALHAGFEVVVVGSSLGAGRIRLTEVDGFPVDISGSLPTLVLVAEDRPGSVARIAGVLAEERINLATMRVTRKERGGDAFMVIELDDAPSADATSRIGALEWVRWVRALEKVGA, encoded by the coding sequence TCGGCCCGATCATGGTCGGCCCGTCGTCGTCGCACACGGCGGGGGCCTGCCGCATCGGACTGCTCACCCGGATGCTCGTCGGCGGCACGCCCGAACGCGCGCGCATCGAGCTCCACGGCTCGTTCGCCCGCACCGGCGAAGGCCACGGCACCGACAAAGCGATCGCCGGCGGCCTGTTAGGCATGCGCCCCGACGACGAGCGCCTGCGCGACGCCCTCGACATCATGGAGCGCGAAGGCCTCGACTATGCGTTCGAGAAAACGTCGCTCGACGACGACGCGCACCCCAACACCACGCGCATCACCGCGCTCCACGCCGGCTTCGAGGTCGTCGTCGTCGGGTCGTCGTTAGGCGCCGGCCGCATCCGCCTCACCGAGGTCGACGGCTTCCCCGTCGACATCTCCGGCAGCCTGCCCACACTCGTGCTCGTCGCCGAAGACCGCCCGGGATCCGTGGCGCGCATCGCCGGCGTCCTGGCGGAGGAGCGCATCAACCTCGCGACCATGCGCGTGACGCGAAAGGAGCGCGGCGGCGACGCGTTCATGGTCATCGAGCTCGACGACGCGCCGAGCGCCGATGCGACGAGCCGCATCGGCGCACTCGAGTGGGTGCGCTGGGTGCGCGCGCTGGAGAAGGTCGGAGCCTAA